Proteins co-encoded in one Malus domestica chromosome 09, GDT2T_hap1 genomic window:
- the LOC103443368 gene encoding protein STRUBBELIG-RECEPTOR FAMILY 5-like isoform X3, translating to MSGLETLNLGRNKLNGQLSDMFGKLTKLKELDLSYNSITGNLPQSFGKLSSLKKLYLQNNQLTGQINVLVYTPVEELNIENNHFSGWIPNDLKGINIRSGGNSWSSGPSPPSPPGAHRNRGSGKKSGSSNSSVVTGVTIAGIALGVLLLLAIIIALFSRRKRSSSHLLDDDRLSQRKSFRTYSSKDLSKELTSDYKDSAAVSIDIKPVSKSPSIGFMSLSGRLQSFARRSTSVKATTYALADLQVATANFSPARLLGQGSIGRVYRAKYDDGKVLAVKKIDSSLFQGSPPQEFSNIVVNISKIRHANIAELVGYCSEHGHNMLIYEYFRNGSLHEFLHMSDDYSNPLTWNTRVRIALGTARAVEYLHDGCSPSTVHKNIKSSNILLDIELNPRLCDHGLATFHQRTSQNLGMGYNAPECIKPSAYTAKSDVYSFGVVMLELLTGRMPVDSSKRPAEQCLVRWATPQLHDLDALSQMVDPALRGLYPPKSVSRFADIVAICVQREPEFRPPMSEVVQQLVRLVQSSTANMREDFGIGSRNSSAVSSKREDLAASRRLTDF from the exons ATGTCTGGCCTTGAAACTCT AAATCTTGGTCGTAACAAGCTTAACGGACAGTTGAGTGATATGTTTGGCAAACTTACGAAACTCAAAGAGCT GGATCTATCTTACAACTCAATAACTGGCAACTTGCCTCAGAGTTTTGGAAAGCTTTCAAGCCTCAAAAAATT ATATCTGCAGAACAATCAACTTACCGGTCAAATCAATGTGCTTGTGTACACTCCCGTTGAGGAATT GAATATCGAAAATAACCACTTTTCTGGCTGGATCCCCAACGATTTGAAGGGTATAAACATAAG GTCTGGAGGAAACTCCTGGTCTTCTGGACCATCTCCGCCTTCTCCTCCTGGTGCACACCGCAATAGAGGGTCAGGCAAAAAGAGTGGCAGCAGCAACTCTTCTGTAGTCACTGGAGTAACCATAGCTGGGATAGCTCTTGGCGTATTGTTGCTGCTTGCAATTATAATTGCGCTGTTTTCAAGAAGAAAACGTTCTTCTTCGCATCTCCTCGATGATGACAGGCTTAGCCAGCGCAAGTCGTTTCGCACCTATTCATCTAAGGATTTATCTAAAGAATTGACTTCTGACTACAAGG ATTCTGCAGCCGTTTCAATTGACATAAAGCCTGTTTCAAAATCTCCATCAATTGGTTTCATGTCACTGTCTGGCCGTTTGCAATCCTTTGCCAGAAGAAGCACCTCTGTAAAAGCTACCACTTACGCTTTGGCAGATTTGCAGGTTGCTACTGCTAACTTTTCACCAGCTCGCCTTCTCGGGCAGGGCTCCATTGGACGTGTCTACAGGGCTAAGTATGATGATGGGAAG GTTTTAGCCGTTAAAAAGATTGATTCCTCACTTTTTCAAGGCTCACCACCGCAAGAATTTTCTAACATTGTCGTAAACATCTCCAAGATTCGTCATGCCAACATCGCCGAACTTGTTGGCTATTGTTCAGAACACGGTCACAACATGTTGATTTATGAGTACTTCAGGAATGGCTCGCTTCACGAATTCTTACACATGTCGGATGACTACAGTAATCCCCTAACTTGGAACACAAGAGTCAGAATCGCTTTAGGCACTGCCCGGGCTGTTGA GTACCTCCATGATGGTTGCTCTCCATCCACAGTTCACAAGAACATCAAATCATCCAATATTTTGCTTGACATTGAACTCAATCCCCGTCTTTGCGATCATGGCTTGGCAACATTTCACCAG CGTACTAGCCAAAACCTTGGGATGGGATACAATGCTCCAGAATGCATAAAGCCATCAGCATATACGGCAAAGAGTGATGTTTACAGTTTTGGTGTAGTCATGTTGGAACTATTGACAGGTCGAATGCCTGTTGACAG TTCAAAACGACCAGCGGAGCAGTGCCTTGTGCGTTGGGCAACTCCCCAGCTTCATGATCTCGATGCACTGTCACAAATGGTTGACCCTGCACTGCGTGGACTCTACCCTCCCAAGTCAGTCTCGCGGTTTGCTGATATCGTTGCAATCTGTGTTCAG CGGGAGCCAGAATTTCGGCCACCAATGTCAGAGGTGGTGCAACAGTTGGTGCGGTTAGTGCAGAGCTCTACTGCGAACATGAGGGAGGATTTTGGTATCGGGTCTCGTAACTCTAGTGCCGTGAGCAGCAAGAGAGAAGATCTTGCAGCTTCTCGTCGCTTGACTGACTTTTGA
- the LOC103443368 gene encoding protein STRUBBELIG-RECEPTOR FAMILY 5-like isoform X1 yields the protein MIHFHNILVLWVVLLGFFATGVYSKTNSQDVSALNVMYNSFQSRSKLKGWKSSGGDPCGESWKGITCSGSSVTEIDLSDLGLSGSMGYQLASLTSVTKFDLSKNNLNGDIPYQLPPSAKYIDLSQNGFSNTVPYSVSQMSGLETLNLGRNKLNGQLSDMFGKLTKLKELDLSYNSITGNLPQSFGKLSSLKKLYLQNNQLTGQINVLVYTPVEELNIENNHFSGWIPNDLKGINIRSGGNSWSSGPSPPSPPGAHRNRGSGKKSGSSNSSVVTGVTIAGIALGVLLLLAIIIALFSRRKRSSSHLLDDDRLSQRKSFRTYSSKDLSKELTSDYKDSAAVSIDIKPVSKSPSIGFMSLSGRLQSFARRSTSVKATTYALADLQVATANFSPARLLGQGSIGRVYRAKYDDGKVLAVKKIDSSLFQGSPPQEFSNIVVNISKIRHANIAELVGYCSEHGHNMLIYEYFRNGSLHEFLHMSDDYSNPLTWNTRVRIALGTARAVEYLHDGCSPSTVHKNIKSSNILLDIELNPRLCDHGLATFHQRTSQNLGMGYNAPECIKPSAYTAKSDVYSFGVVMLELLTGRMPVDSSKRPAEQCLVRWATPQLHDLDALSQMVDPALRGLYPPKSVSRFADIVAICVQREPEFRPPMSEVVQQLVRLVQSSTANMREDFGIGSRNSSAVSSKREDLAASRRLTDF from the exons ATGATCCACTTCCACAACATTCTGGTGTTGTGGGTTGTTTTATTAGGGTTCTTTGCAACCGGTGTTTATTCCAAGACCAATTCTCAAGATG TATCTGCCCTTAATGTGATGTATAACAGCTTTCAATCTCGTTCTAAACTAAAAGGTTGGAAATCAAGTGGCGGTGACCCTTGCGGCGAGTCATGGAAAGGGATAACATGCTCAGGCTCATCTGTAACCGAAAT AGACTTGTCTGACCTAGGGCTCAGCGGATCAATGGGATACCAGCTTGCAAGCTTAACATCTGTCACTAAATT TGATTTAAGCAAGAACAACCTCAACGGTGATATACCCTATCAACTGCCTCCTAGTGCAAAGTACAT AGATCTTTCTCAAAATGGTTTTTCGAACACAGTACCATATTCAGTGTCCCAGATGTCTGGCCTTGAAACTCT AAATCTTGGTCGTAACAAGCTTAACGGACAGTTGAGTGATATGTTTGGCAAACTTACGAAACTCAAAGAGCT GGATCTATCTTACAACTCAATAACTGGCAACTTGCCTCAGAGTTTTGGAAAGCTTTCAAGCCTCAAAAAATT ATATCTGCAGAACAATCAACTTACCGGTCAAATCAATGTGCTTGTGTACACTCCCGTTGAGGAATT GAATATCGAAAATAACCACTTTTCTGGCTGGATCCCCAACGATTTGAAGGGTATAAACATAAG GTCTGGAGGAAACTCCTGGTCTTCTGGACCATCTCCGCCTTCTCCTCCTGGTGCACACCGCAATAGAGGGTCAGGCAAAAAGAGTGGCAGCAGCAACTCTTCTGTAGTCACTGGAGTAACCATAGCTGGGATAGCTCTTGGCGTATTGTTGCTGCTTGCAATTATAATTGCGCTGTTTTCAAGAAGAAAACGTTCTTCTTCGCATCTCCTCGATGATGACAGGCTTAGCCAGCGCAAGTCGTTTCGCACCTATTCATCTAAGGATTTATCTAAAGAATTGACTTCTGACTACAAGG ATTCTGCAGCCGTTTCAATTGACATAAAGCCTGTTTCAAAATCTCCATCAATTGGTTTCATGTCACTGTCTGGCCGTTTGCAATCCTTTGCCAGAAGAAGCACCTCTGTAAAAGCTACCACTTACGCTTTGGCAGATTTGCAGGTTGCTACTGCTAACTTTTCACCAGCTCGCCTTCTCGGGCAGGGCTCCATTGGACGTGTCTACAGGGCTAAGTATGATGATGGGAAG GTTTTAGCCGTTAAAAAGATTGATTCCTCACTTTTTCAAGGCTCACCACCGCAAGAATTTTCTAACATTGTCGTAAACATCTCCAAGATTCGTCATGCCAACATCGCCGAACTTGTTGGCTATTGTTCAGAACACGGTCACAACATGTTGATTTATGAGTACTTCAGGAATGGCTCGCTTCACGAATTCTTACACATGTCGGATGACTACAGTAATCCCCTAACTTGGAACACAAGAGTCAGAATCGCTTTAGGCACTGCCCGGGCTGTTGA GTACCTCCATGATGGTTGCTCTCCATCCACAGTTCACAAGAACATCAAATCATCCAATATTTTGCTTGACATTGAACTCAATCCCCGTCTTTGCGATCATGGCTTGGCAACATTTCACCAG CGTACTAGCCAAAACCTTGGGATGGGATACAATGCTCCAGAATGCATAAAGCCATCAGCATATACGGCAAAGAGTGATGTTTACAGTTTTGGTGTAGTCATGTTGGAACTATTGACAGGTCGAATGCCTGTTGACAG TTCAAAACGACCAGCGGAGCAGTGCCTTGTGCGTTGGGCAACTCCCCAGCTTCATGATCTCGATGCACTGTCACAAATGGTTGACCCTGCACTGCGTGGACTCTACCCTCCCAAGTCAGTCTCGCGGTTTGCTGATATCGTTGCAATCTGTGTTCAG CGGGAGCCAGAATTTCGGCCACCAATGTCAGAGGTGGTGCAACAGTTGGTGCGGTTAGTGCAGAGCTCTACTGCGAACATGAGGGAGGATTTTGGTATCGGGTCTCGTAACTCTAGTGCCGTGAGCAGCAAGAGAGAAGATCTTGCAGCTTCTCGTCGCTTGACTGACTTTTGA
- the LOC103443368 gene encoding protein STRUBBELIG-RECEPTOR FAMILY 5-like isoform X2: MIHFHNILVLWVVLLGFFATGVYSKTNSQDVSALNVMYNSFQSRSKLKGWKSSGGDPCGESWKGITCSGSSVTEIDLSDLGLSGSMGYQLASLTSVTKFDLSKNNLNGDIPYQLPPSAKYIDLSQNGFSNTVPYSVSQMSGLETLNLGRNKLNGQLSDMFGKLTKLKELDLSYNSITGNLPQSFGKLSSLKKLYLQNNQLTGQINVLVYTPVEELNIENNHFSGWIPNDLKGINIRSGGNSWSSGPSPPSPPGAHRNRGSGKKSGSSNSSVVTGVTIAGIALGVLLLLAIIIALFSRRKRSSSHLLDDDRLSQRKSFRTYSSKDLSKELTSDYKAVSIDIKPVSKSPSIGFMSLSGRLQSFARRSTSVKATTYALADLQVATANFSPARLLGQGSIGRVYRAKYDDGKVLAVKKIDSSLFQGSPPQEFSNIVVNISKIRHANIAELVGYCSEHGHNMLIYEYFRNGSLHEFLHMSDDYSNPLTWNTRVRIALGTARAVEYLHDGCSPSTVHKNIKSSNILLDIELNPRLCDHGLATFHQRTSQNLGMGYNAPECIKPSAYTAKSDVYSFGVVMLELLTGRMPVDSSKRPAEQCLVRWATPQLHDLDALSQMVDPALRGLYPPKSVSRFADIVAICVQREPEFRPPMSEVVQQLVRLVQSSTANMREDFGIGSRNSSAVSSKREDLAASRRLTDF; the protein is encoded by the exons ATGATCCACTTCCACAACATTCTGGTGTTGTGGGTTGTTTTATTAGGGTTCTTTGCAACCGGTGTTTATTCCAAGACCAATTCTCAAGATG TATCTGCCCTTAATGTGATGTATAACAGCTTTCAATCTCGTTCTAAACTAAAAGGTTGGAAATCAAGTGGCGGTGACCCTTGCGGCGAGTCATGGAAAGGGATAACATGCTCAGGCTCATCTGTAACCGAAAT AGACTTGTCTGACCTAGGGCTCAGCGGATCAATGGGATACCAGCTTGCAAGCTTAACATCTGTCACTAAATT TGATTTAAGCAAGAACAACCTCAACGGTGATATACCCTATCAACTGCCTCCTAGTGCAAAGTACAT AGATCTTTCTCAAAATGGTTTTTCGAACACAGTACCATATTCAGTGTCCCAGATGTCTGGCCTTGAAACTCT AAATCTTGGTCGTAACAAGCTTAACGGACAGTTGAGTGATATGTTTGGCAAACTTACGAAACTCAAAGAGCT GGATCTATCTTACAACTCAATAACTGGCAACTTGCCTCAGAGTTTTGGAAAGCTTTCAAGCCTCAAAAAATT ATATCTGCAGAACAATCAACTTACCGGTCAAATCAATGTGCTTGTGTACACTCCCGTTGAGGAATT GAATATCGAAAATAACCACTTTTCTGGCTGGATCCCCAACGATTTGAAGGGTATAAACATAAG GTCTGGAGGAAACTCCTGGTCTTCTGGACCATCTCCGCCTTCTCCTCCTGGTGCACACCGCAATAGAGGGTCAGGCAAAAAGAGTGGCAGCAGCAACTCTTCTGTAGTCACTGGAGTAACCATAGCTGGGATAGCTCTTGGCGTATTGTTGCTGCTTGCAATTATAATTGCGCTGTTTTCAAGAAGAAAACGTTCTTCTTCGCATCTCCTCGATGATGACAGGCTTAGCCAGCGCAAGTCGTTTCGCACCTATTCATCTAAGGATTTATCTAAAGAATTGACTTCTGACTACAAGG CCGTTTCAATTGACATAAAGCCTGTTTCAAAATCTCCATCAATTGGTTTCATGTCACTGTCTGGCCGTTTGCAATCCTTTGCCAGAAGAAGCACCTCTGTAAAAGCTACCACTTACGCTTTGGCAGATTTGCAGGTTGCTACTGCTAACTTTTCACCAGCTCGCCTTCTCGGGCAGGGCTCCATTGGACGTGTCTACAGGGCTAAGTATGATGATGGGAAG GTTTTAGCCGTTAAAAAGATTGATTCCTCACTTTTTCAAGGCTCACCACCGCAAGAATTTTCTAACATTGTCGTAAACATCTCCAAGATTCGTCATGCCAACATCGCCGAACTTGTTGGCTATTGTTCAGAACACGGTCACAACATGTTGATTTATGAGTACTTCAGGAATGGCTCGCTTCACGAATTCTTACACATGTCGGATGACTACAGTAATCCCCTAACTTGGAACACAAGAGTCAGAATCGCTTTAGGCACTGCCCGGGCTGTTGA GTACCTCCATGATGGTTGCTCTCCATCCACAGTTCACAAGAACATCAAATCATCCAATATTTTGCTTGACATTGAACTCAATCCCCGTCTTTGCGATCATGGCTTGGCAACATTTCACCAG CGTACTAGCCAAAACCTTGGGATGGGATACAATGCTCCAGAATGCATAAAGCCATCAGCATATACGGCAAAGAGTGATGTTTACAGTTTTGGTGTAGTCATGTTGGAACTATTGACAGGTCGAATGCCTGTTGACAG TTCAAAACGACCAGCGGAGCAGTGCCTTGTGCGTTGGGCAACTCCCCAGCTTCATGATCTCGATGCACTGTCACAAATGGTTGACCCTGCACTGCGTGGACTCTACCCTCCCAAGTCAGTCTCGCGGTTTGCTGATATCGTTGCAATCTGTGTTCAG CGGGAGCCAGAATTTCGGCCACCAATGTCAGAGGTGGTGCAACAGTTGGTGCGGTTAGTGCAGAGCTCTACTGCGAACATGAGGGAGGATTTTGGTATCGGGTCTCGTAACTCTAGTGCCGTGAGCAGCAAGAGAGAAGATCTTGCAGCTTCTCGTCGCTTGACTGACTTTTGA